The proteins below are encoded in one region of Limnochorda pilosa:
- a CDS encoding FAD-dependent oxidoreductase encodes MADERFDAVVVGAGPAGTAAAYTMAKAGLSVVLLDRGEFPGAKNMFGGIIYRQQLEELIPGCTQEPGFPVERHITEQRYWLLGPESVVSIGHKHERFNRSPHNAWSAFRVKFDPWLAGKAEEAGALPIYQTAATGLIRDGSGRVVGVHTDRPDGDLHAGVVVIADGVNGLLAEQIGVHRPWRPDEVSLAVKEVIALPREKIEDRFNLEGDEGTTIEFLGATSQGMTGLGFLYTNRESFSLGIGVMVSDLQRTGVKPYELLESVKRHPMIRRLIAGGETKEYSAHLIPEGAWCSVPPLSGDGWVICGDAAQMVDFVHREGTNLAMASGHLAGEAVVEAKQRGDFSAASLAGYDRRVHASFIRADLKKIQRMPAFLHGQDPARLFDGLIGAMNEAAYRYFLVDGLSKAQAQRQMLRKLMQAAGGPSGALRLAWRGWRAMNA; translated from the coding sequence GTGGCTGACGAGCGGTTCGATGCGGTGGTGGTCGGGGCCGGGCCGGCGGGTACTGCAGCGGCCTACACCATGGCCAAGGCCGGCCTCTCGGTGGTGCTGCTGGACCGGGGCGAGTTCCCCGGCGCCAAGAACATGTTCGGGGGGATCATCTACCGCCAGCAGCTGGAGGAGCTGATCCCCGGCTGCACCCAGGAGCCCGGCTTCCCGGTGGAGCGCCACATCACCGAGCAGCGCTACTGGCTCCTGGGGCCTGAGTCGGTGGTCTCCATCGGCCACAAGCACGAGCGCTTCAACAGGTCGCCCCATAACGCCTGGAGCGCCTTCCGGGTCAAGTTCGACCCATGGCTCGCCGGCAAGGCGGAGGAGGCCGGCGCGCTGCCCATCTACCAGACCGCGGCCACCGGTCTGATCCGCGACGGATCCGGTCGGGTGGTGGGGGTCCACACGGACCGGCCCGACGGTGACCTGCACGCCGGCGTGGTCGTCATCGCCGACGGGGTCAACGGCCTCCTGGCGGAGCAGATCGGCGTCCACCGCCCCTGGCGCCCCGACGAGGTGAGCCTGGCGGTGAAGGAAGTGATCGCCCTTCCCCGGGAGAAGATCGAGGACCGCTTCAACCTCGAGGGGGACGAGGGAACCACCATCGAGTTCCTGGGGGCGACCTCGCAGGGCATGACCGGCCTCGGCTTCCTGTACACCAACCGGGAGAGCTTCTCCCTCGGCATCGGTGTCATGGTCAGCGACCTGCAGCGCACGGGCGTGAAGCCCTACGAGTTGCTGGAATCGGTGAAGCGGCACCCGATGATCCGGCGGCTCATCGCCGGAGGGGAGACCAAGGAGTACTCGGCCCACCTCATCCCCGAGGGGGCGTGGTGTTCGGTCCCCCCGCTCTCGGGCGACGGTTGGGTGATCTGCGGCGACGCCGCCCAGATGGTGGACTTCGTCCACCGGGAGGGCACCAACCTGGCCATGGCCTCGGGGCACCTGGCGGGTGAGGCCGTGGTGGAGGCGAAGCAGCGGGGCGACTTCAGCGCCGCCTCCCTGGCCGGCTACGACCGCAGGGTGCACGCCTCCTTCATCCGGGCCGACCTGAAGAAGATCCAGCGGATGCCCGCGTTCCTCCACGGCCAGGATCCGGCCCGCCTCTTCGACGGTCTGATCGGTGCGATGAACGAGGCGGCGTATCGCTACTTCCTGGTGGACGGGCTCTCCAAGGCCCAGGCCCAGCGCCAGATGCTCCGGAAGCTGATGCAGGCGGCCGGCGGGCCTTCGGGCGCGCTGAGGCTCGCCTGGCGAGGATGGAGGGCGATGAACGCATGA
- a CDS encoding ABC transporter ATP-binding protein: MALPAPSTPGRVRASTDVPAVSLRGVVKRFRVGSGGLTVLDGLDLQVRQGEFVGLVGPSGCGKSTLLHVVAGLEEPSAGSIEVDGSCERLGRVALMPQKDLLLPWKRAVDNAALGLRSAGLDGRQAAREAAGYFPLFGLAGFERSYPSTLSGGERQRVALLRTFLAGRRVVALDEPLGALDWITRRSLHRWLLHAWQRFDAAILLVTHDVDEALLLSDRVYVLTPRPARVADEVGIEAPQSEREGYLASQEGVTLRNRILRALGLRDGQGVPS; the protein is encoded by the coding sequence TTGGCGTTGCCTGCTCCCTCGACACCCGGTCGAGTCAGGGCCTCGACGGACGTGCCGGCCGTTTCGCTCCGGGGTGTCGTGAAGCGCTTCCGGGTCGGATCCGGCGGGCTTACGGTGCTGGACGGGCTGGACCTCCAGGTCCGGCAGGGCGAGTTCGTGGGCCTGGTAGGGCCCAGCGGGTGCGGCAAGAGTACCCTCCTCCACGTGGTGGCAGGTCTGGAGGAGCCGTCGGCTGGCAGCATCGAGGTGGACGGGTCCTGCGAACGCCTGGGCCGGGTGGCTCTCATGCCGCAGAAGGATCTGCTGCTGCCCTGGAAGAGGGCCGTCGACAACGCGGCGCTGGGGCTCCGCTCCGCGGGGCTGGACGGGCGTCAAGCCGCCCGGGAAGCCGCCGGCTACTTCCCCCTCTTCGGCCTGGCCGGCTTCGAACGTTCCTACCCGTCGACCCTGTCGGGCGGGGAGCGGCAGCGCGTGGCTCTCCTCCGCACCTTCCTGGCGGGCCGCCGGGTAGTGGCGCTCGACGAGCCCCTGGGCGCGCTGGACTGGATCACTCGCCGTTCCCTGCACCGGTGGCTCCTCCATGCCTGGCAGCGGTTCGATGCGGCCATCCTCCTGGTGACGCACGACGTGGACGAGGCCCTCCTCCTGTCGGATCGCGTGTACGTGCTCACTCCGCGTCCGGCCCGGGTGGCGGACGAGGTAGGCATCGAGGCGCCCCAATCCGAGCGCGAGGGATACCTGGCCAGCCAGGAGGGGGTCACCCTTCGGAACCGGATCTTGCGGGCGCTGGGGCTGCGTGACGGGCAGGGGGTGCCTTCGTGA
- a CDS encoding ferredoxin family protein: protein MSSRTRTAAAPAAASRTPEAAPAPPVALEEKLFTIRYRADRASHLAIRDHAVCAACSRPCESVCPARVWEWKAEEGRMQVAFENCLECGTCRIACRQGNIDWRYPTGGAGIAYRYG, encoded by the coding sequence ATGAGCTCCCGCACGCGCACGGCCGCGGCACCGGCGGCGGCATCACGGACCCCTGAGGCGGCCCCGGCGCCTCCGGTGGCCCTGGAAGAGAAGCTCTTCACCATCCGCTACCGGGCTGACCGGGCCTCCCACCTGGCCATCCGCGATCACGCGGTCTGCGCCGCGTGTTCCCGCCCATGCGAGAGCGTCTGCCCCGCCCGGGTGTGGGAGTGGAAGGCCGAGGAGGGCCGCATGCAGGTGGCCTTCGAGAACTGCCTCGAGTGCGGCACCTGCCGCATCGCCTGCCGCCAGGGAAACATCGACTGGCGCTACCCCACGGGCGGTGCGGGGATCGCGTACCGGTACGGGTGA
- a CDS encoding electron transfer flavoprotein subunit beta/FixA family protein yields the protein MVVCIKQVPDSREIRIDPVSNTLIREGVPAIVNIFDLHGVEEAVRIKERIACTRVTVLTMGPKSARSALQECISLGADEGVLVSDRAFAGADTLATSYVLAEAIRMAAQVWGPVDLVICGKQTLDGDTGQVGPGIAARLDLEQLTYVERIRSVDPDAGRITVERHLEDGVEVVETSLPALVTVVEGINEVRRASMPGMLRAVRYEPLVWTVADFPEIDRSRLGLKGSPTVVGKAWVPEPITRSGEALGGPDGDGNGNDSAAQVAAAQLFDRLLATDLPARLGWTGVGPMEGSTGSGTRDPSPHDHAVEEGNGVAADGRGR from the coding sequence GTGGTCGTCTGCATCAAGCAGGTGCCGGACAGCCGGGAGATCCGCATCGACCCCGTCAGCAACACCCTCATTCGGGAGGGCGTGCCGGCCATCGTCAACATCTTCGACCTCCACGGGGTCGAGGAGGCCGTGCGCATCAAGGAACGGATCGCGTGCACCCGCGTCACCGTGCTCACCATGGGCCCGAAGTCGGCCCGCTCCGCCCTGCAGGAGTGCATCTCGCTGGGGGCGGACGAGGGCGTTCTGGTGTCGGACCGGGCGTTCGCCGGGGCCGACACCCTGGCCACATCCTACGTCCTGGCCGAGGCGATCCGCATGGCCGCCCAGGTGTGGGGCCCCGTGGACCTGGTGATCTGCGGCAAGCAGACCCTCGATGGGGACACAGGCCAGGTGGGGCCCGGCATCGCCGCCCGGCTGGACCTGGAGCAGCTCACCTACGTGGAGCGCATCCGGTCCGTGGACCCTGACGCGGGGCGCATCACGGTCGAGCGCCACCTGGAGGACGGCGTGGAGGTGGTGGAAACCTCCCTGCCCGCGCTGGTGACGGTGGTGGAGGGAATCAACGAGGTCCGCCGGGCCAGCATGCCCGGCATGCTGCGGGCGGTTCGGTACGAGCCCCTGGTCTGGACCGTGGCCGACTTCCCCGAGATCGACCGCTCGCGCCTCGGGCTGAAAGGATCGCCCACCGTGGTGGGGAAGGCCTGGGTCCCCGAGCCCATCACCCGCTCCGGCGAGGCGCTGGGCGGACCCGATGGGGATGGCAACGGAAACGACTCAGCGGCCCAGGTCGCCGCGGCGCAGCTCTTCGACCGCCTCCTGGCCACGGACCTGCCCGCCCGGCTGGGGTGGACCGGGGTCGGTCCGATGGAGGGGAGCACCGGAAGCGGCACCCGCGACCCCTCCCCACATGATCACGCCGTCGAAGAAGGCAACGGCGTCGCAGCGGACGGGAGGGGGCGTTGA
- a CDS encoding ABC transporter substrate-binding protein has translation MIRWRIHASRWAAPGLGLAAGLLAWEGGVRLWQVPPWLLPTPSEIGRELAASAALMLPHLQVTLVEALLGLVLAVVVGLTLAIGIHVSPLLARVLEPWLVASQTVPVVALAPVLTVWFGYTLLPKVLVVAILCFFPVVVNTVDGLRGTDPDYLRLMRTLRLGHWVTFREVELPNALPYFFSGLRLAAAWSVVGAIFGEWVGTDEGMGYLMIRAISQFQTSRLFGAIALLSAAGFALFALTRLVEYLSLPWLRSHEEASRHGSRPSGRHALLAVGVAGLLTVGFPGPLDLPHAEAASPSGAPEKVDVILDWQPNADHVGIYAARAMGAFEDEGLQVALRVPADPSAALTQVAAGRSDLAITYAPELLQARSQGIPVVSVMELVQRPLNSVISLVEAGIRRPADLAGRTVGVPGTVDTDAILRSILVHDGVDPGQVRAINVGYDLIPALLSRRVDAIVGGFWNVEGVEVELLGFDPRVIHVEEWGVPNNPALILATSEQTLARRGDVLRRFLRALSRGYETVVADPAQGARHLLDQNPDLDRELARRGIELLAPVLLDPATGRPGLHDLEEWRAFAAWMVEMGLLPGLVNVDEAVTNRLLDPEG, from the coding sequence GTGATCCGCTGGCGGATCCATGCCTCCCGGTGGGCTGCACCCGGACTGGGCCTGGCGGCGGGCCTCCTGGCCTGGGAGGGAGGGGTGCGGCTCTGGCAGGTACCCCCGTGGCTCCTGCCCACCCCATCGGAAATCGGGCGAGAGCTGGCCGCGTCGGCTGCGCTGATGCTGCCCCACCTCCAGGTCACGCTGGTCGAGGCTCTCCTGGGGCTGGTCCTGGCGGTGGTGGTGGGCCTGACCCTCGCGATCGGCATCCACGTCTCGCCCCTGCTGGCCCGGGTGCTGGAGCCCTGGCTGGTGGCGTCTCAGACGGTGCCAGTTGTGGCGCTGGCGCCGGTGCTCACCGTCTGGTTCGGCTACACCCTGCTTCCCAAGGTCCTGGTGGTGGCCATTCTCTGCTTCTTCCCGGTGGTGGTGAACACGGTGGACGGGCTCCGCGGGACCGATCCGGATTACCTGCGCCTGATGCGCACCCTCCGCCTGGGCCACTGGGTCACCTTCCGGGAAGTCGAGCTTCCGAACGCCCTGCCCTATTTCTTCTCAGGCCTCCGACTGGCCGCAGCCTGGAGCGTGGTGGGGGCCATCTTTGGTGAGTGGGTGGGAACCGACGAAGGGATGGGATACCTGATGATCCGTGCGATCTCCCAGTTCCAGACCAGCCGGCTCTTCGGGGCCATCGCGCTCCTCTCGGCGGCCGGGTTCGCCTTATTCGCCCTTACCCGCCTGGTGGAGTATCTGAGCCTCCCATGGCTCCGGAGCCATGAGGAGGCGTCGCGGCACGGCAGCCGTCCGTCGGGCCGCCATGCGCTTCTGGCGGTAGGGGTGGCAGGGCTCCTGACGGTCGGGTTCCCTGGGCCTCTGGACCTGCCACACGCCGAGGCGGCCTCGCCCAGCGGCGCGCCGGAGAAGGTGGACGTGATCCTGGACTGGCAGCCCAACGCGGACCACGTGGGCATCTACGCCGCACGGGCCATGGGAGCCTTCGAGGACGAAGGCCTGCAGGTGGCCCTGCGGGTCCCCGCAGACCCTTCGGCCGCCCTCACCCAGGTGGCCGCGGGCCGGAGCGACCTGGCCATCACCTACGCCCCCGAACTCCTGCAGGCCCGCAGTCAGGGGATCCCTGTGGTCTCGGTGATGGAGCTGGTGCAACGGCCGCTCAACTCGGTGATCAGCCTGGTCGAGGCGGGCATCCGGCGCCCGGCGGACCTGGCGGGCCGGACCGTCGGAGTGCCTGGAACGGTCGACACCGATGCCATCCTGAGATCGATCCTGGTCCACGATGGAGTGGATCCCGGCCAGGTGCGTGCCATCAACGTGGGCTACGACCTGATCCCGGCCTTGCTGAGCCGCCGGGTGGATGCCATCGTGGGCGGTTTCTGGAACGTGGAGGGAGTGGAGGTGGAGCTGCTCGGCTTCGACCCCCGGGTGATCCACGTGGAGGAGTGGGGCGTGCCCAACAACCCGGCGCTGATCCTGGCCACCAGCGAGCAGACCCTCGCCCGGCGCGGTGACGTGCTGCGCCGCTTCCTGCGGGCCCTCTCCCGGGGATACGAGACGGTGGTCGCCGATCCCGCCCAGGGTGCGCGCCATCTCCTGGACCAGAACCCCGACCTGGACCGGGAGCTGGCCCGCAGGGGGATTGAGCTCCTGGCCCCGGTGCTCCTCGACCCGGCCACGGGACGGCCCGGCCTCCACGACCTGGAGGAGTGGCGGGCCTTCGCCGCCTGGATGGTGGAGATGGGGCTCCTGCCGGGCCTGGTGAACGTGGATGAGGCGGTCACCAACCGGCTGCTCGACCCGGAAGGCTGA
- a CDS encoding substrate-binding domain-containing protein — MKVRMRVLAALVLALLIALSAGVASAASDRVVIGFSSPGADHGWLAAIQHYAREAAGRHADVQLVLTDGLNSVQKQISDVETLIARKVDVIVLLPMDGAALTPVARKVRQAGIPLVNLDRKLSEPVYDVYIGGDNYGIGRAAGEYIAQRLNGKGTVVEIQGLPGISVTEDRSRGFYDVIKQYPGIKVVASQNADFLPDRGLRVMENILQAQPKIDAVYTHDDDMAMGVVQAIRNAGRQDEMFLTGVGPLKRAMEMVKNGVAPYAATFNYSPVMAASGVELAYRIAKGRGLEELWEPTMPKEIILDATLVGPENVDQWMNLGF, encoded by the coding sequence GTGAAGGTACGGATGCGGGTCCTGGCAGCCCTGGTCCTGGCGCTCCTGATCGCCCTTAGCGCAGGCGTCGCCTCGGCCGCTTCGGATCGGGTCGTCATCGGCTTCTCGTCGCCGGGCGCGGACCACGGGTGGCTCGCGGCCATCCAGCACTACGCCCGGGAGGCGGCCGGCCGCCACGCCGACGTCCAGCTGGTGCTCACCGACGGACTCAACAGCGTTCAGAAGCAGATCTCCGACGTGGAGACGCTCATAGCCCGCAAGGTGGACGTCATCGTGCTGCTTCCCATGGACGGGGCGGCGCTCACGCCCGTGGCCCGCAAGGTGAGGCAGGCCGGGATCCCGCTGGTGAACCTGGACCGGAAGCTCTCCGAGCCCGTTTACGACGTCTACATCGGCGGCGACAACTACGGCATCGGCCGGGCGGCCGGCGAGTACATCGCCCAGCGCCTGAACGGCAAGGGCACCGTGGTGGAGATCCAGGGGCTTCCCGGCATCTCGGTGACCGAGGACCGCTCCCGGGGCTTCTACGACGTGATCAAGCAGTACCCGGGCATCAAGGTGGTCGCTTCACAGAACGCCGACTTCCTCCCGGACCGCGGCCTGCGGGTGATGGAGAACATCCTGCAGGCGCAGCCCAAGATCGACGCTGTCTACACCCACGACGACGACATGGCCATGGGCGTGGTCCAGGCCATCCGCAACGCCGGCCGCCAGGACGAGATGTTCCTCACGGGGGTGGGTCCGCTCAAGCGGGCCATGGAGATGGTAAAGAACGGCGTGGCGCCCTACGCCGCCACCTTCAACTACAGCCCCGTCATGGCCGCGAGCGGCGTGGAGCTGGCCTACCGGATCGCCAAGGGCCGGGGGCTCGAGGAGCTCTGGGAGCCCACCATGCCCAAGGAGATCATCCTGGACGCGACCCTGGTCGGTCCCGAGAACGTGGACCAGTGGATGAACCTGGGCTTCTGA
- a CDS encoding sugar ABC transporter ATP-binding protein has product MTVKAPDELLVCRKVTKRFPGVVALDGVDFDVRRGEIHVLLGENGAGKSTLVKLLSGVHRPDAGTLSLEGRQVAFASPFEAQQAGISTVHQELALVPHLTATENIFLGALPRSRRLSPVIDWRAARLQAQALLDRLGAHVPPDAPVGELSVAQRQLVEIARALRFRSRLLILDEPTSSLSDEEAQTLFRVMRQLADTGVAVVFISHRLADVYAVGERVTVLRDGRKVGTYALREIDEAELIKAMVGREVATQYPRHRAHPGPEVLRVEDLRLPGARHAIGFSLREGEILGLAGLVGSGRTELVRALFGADPMAEGRVWVDGRPVRIRRPGDAIRAGLGFVPEDRKAQGLILGHPVRHNITLAVLHHLVNRLGVVRGGEERRVAGRLIERMNVRLHDDLQPVASLSGGNQQKVVLARWLAGRSRVIVMDEPTRGVDVGARWEIYRLIVELVEQGLGVIIISSELPEVLGLADRILVLREGELAGELPAAQATQEAVMRLAVPAGNRSDVVGGR; this is encoded by the coding sequence ATGACGGTGAAGGCACCGGACGAGCTCCTGGTCTGCCGGAAGGTCACCAAGCGCTTCCCCGGCGTGGTGGCCCTGGACGGCGTCGACTTCGACGTGCGCCGCGGGGAGATCCACGTGCTGCTGGGCGAGAACGGCGCCGGCAAGTCCACGCTGGTGAAGCTGCTCTCGGGCGTCCACCGGCCGGACGCGGGGACCCTTTCCCTGGAGGGCCGGCAGGTGGCGTTCGCCAGCCCCTTCGAGGCCCAGCAGGCCGGGATCTCCACCGTCCACCAGGAGCTCGCCCTGGTGCCCCACCTGACTGCGACGGAGAACATCTTCCTGGGGGCGCTGCCCCGTTCGAGGCGCCTCTCCCCCGTCATCGACTGGCGCGCCGCCCGGCTCCAGGCCCAGGCGCTCCTGGACCGGCTCGGCGCCCACGTGCCGCCTGACGCGCCCGTGGGCGAGCTCTCGGTGGCGCAGCGCCAACTGGTGGAGATCGCCCGGGCCCTCCGCTTCCGCTCCCGGCTCCTGATCCTGGACGAGCCCACCTCCAGCCTGAGCGACGAGGAGGCCCAGACCCTCTTCCGGGTGATGCGCCAGCTCGCCGACACCGGCGTGGCCGTGGTCTTCATCTCCCACCGCCTGGCGGACGTGTACGCGGTGGGCGAGCGGGTCACGGTGCTGCGCGACGGGCGCAAGGTGGGCACCTACGCGCTTCGGGAGATCGACGAGGCGGAGCTCATCAAGGCCATGGTCGGCCGGGAGGTGGCCACCCAGTACCCCCGCCACCGGGCGCACCCAGGGCCCGAGGTGCTCCGGGTGGAAGATCTCCGGCTCCCCGGCGCCCGCCATGCCATCGGCTTCAGCCTCCGTGAGGGCGAGATCCTGGGGCTCGCCGGGCTGGTGGGCAGCGGGCGAACCGAGCTGGTGCGGGCTCTCTTCGGTGCGGATCCCATGGCCGAGGGGCGTGTCTGGGTGGACGGCCGGCCCGTCAGGATCCGCCGGCCCGGCGACGCGATTCGGGCCGGCCTCGGCTTCGTACCCGAGGACCGGAAGGCCCAGGGGTTGATCCTGGGCCACCCGGTGCGCCACAACATCACCCTGGCCGTCCTGCACCACCTGGTGAACCGACTGGGCGTCGTGCGCGGCGGCGAGGAGCGCCGCGTGGCAGGCCGGCTCATCGAGCGGATGAACGTGCGGCTCCACGACGACCTGCAGCCCGTGGCAAGCCTCTCGGGGGGCAACCAGCAGAAGGTGGTCCTGGCTCGCTGGCTCGCGGGCCGGAGCCGGGTGATCGTCATGGACGAGCCCACCCGGGGCGTGGACGTGGGGGCCCGCTGGGAGATCTACCGGCTCATCGTCGAGCTGGTGGAGCAGGGTCTGGGTGTGATCATCATCAGCTCTGAGCTGCCGGAGGTCCTTGGCCTGGCCGACCGGATCCTGGTCCTGCGGGAAGGTGAGCTCGCCGGGGAGCTGCCCGCCGCCCAGGCCACCCAGGAAGCGGTGATGCGCCTGGCGGTCCCCGCCGGGAACCGGAGCGACGTGGTGGGAGGGCGATGA
- a CDS encoding Gfo/Idh/MocA family protein, whose protein sequence is MERGEVAGDRPVRVGVCGLGFIGPAHVEALGRVAGVEVAAVSSHRVGRLREVARRYRIPRVHTSHEALINDPEIDAVHICTGNREHFALARRAMEAGKHVVCEKPLAATLEEGRTLAGLAARAPGRVHAVNYQYRHYPMVAEARTRVRAGELGPLYLIHGRYVQDWLLWPADYNWRVDPARSGPSRAFADIGSHWCDLVEHVTGEHIVRLSARLRTVIPHRVPREAGAFEGTVAPPAGAGRMDDAGRSVAVSTEDLALVHFETDRGTAGSLVVSQVSAGHKNDLRFELNGARASLAWAQETPERLWLGRRDAPNAALTKEAAQLGAEAAALTHYPAGHPEGYPDALKNLFAAVYDRVRDPSRSPSYPTFADGLRSLELVAAVLASAGEGGRWVEVAGNVP, encoded by the coding sequence ATGGAGCGTGGTGAGGTGGCCGGGGACCGGCCGGTGCGGGTGGGCGTTTGCGGGTTGGGCTTCATCGGCCCGGCCCACGTGGAGGCGCTCGGCCGGGTGGCTGGCGTGGAGGTGGCGGCCGTCTCCTCCCACCGGGTCGGCCGGCTGCGCGAGGTGGCCCGCCGCTACCGGATCCCCCGGGTGCACACCTCCCACGAGGCGCTGATCAACGACCCCGAGATCGACGCCGTCCACATCTGCACGGGCAACCGGGAGCACTTCGCCCTGGCGCGCCGGGCCATGGAGGCGGGCAAGCACGTGGTCTGCGAGAAGCCCCTGGCTGCCACCCTGGAGGAGGGCAGGACCCTGGCGGGCCTCGCGGCCAGGGCACCCGGCCGGGTCCATGCGGTGAACTACCAGTACCGCCACTACCCCATGGTGGCGGAGGCCCGCACGCGGGTACGCGCCGGCGAGCTGGGCCCCCTCTACCTCATCCACGGCCGCTACGTCCAGGACTGGCTCCTGTGGCCGGCGGACTACAACTGGCGGGTCGACCCGGCCCGCTCGGGCCCATCGCGGGCCTTCGCCGACATCGGCTCCCACTGGTGCGATCTGGTGGAGCACGTGACAGGCGAACACATCGTGCGGCTCTCGGCCAGGCTCCGGACGGTGATTCCCCACCGAGTCCCCCGTGAGGCGGGCGCGTTCGAGGGCACCGTCGCGCCGCCCGCCGGGGCGGGCCGAATGGATGACGCAGGGCGCTCCGTGGCCGTCTCCACCGAGGACCTGGCGCTCGTGCACTTCGAGACCGACCGGGGTACGGCCGGCTCCCTGGTGGTCTCCCAGGTGAGCGCAGGGCACAAGAACGACCTGCGCTTCGAGCTGAACGGCGCCCGGGCCTCCCTGGCCTGGGCCCAGGAGACCCCCGAGCGCCTCTGGCTGGGCAGGCGCGACGCACCCAACGCCGCGCTCACCAAGGAGGCGGCCCAGCTGGGCGCTGAGGCCGCCGCCCTGACCCACTACCCGGCCGGCCATCCCGAGGGCTACCCCGACGCCCTGAAGAACCTCTTCGCCGCCGTGTACGACCGGGTGCGGGATCCCTCCCGATCACCCTCCTACCCCACCTTCGCCGACGGTCTCCGGTCCCTGGAGCTCGTGGCCGCCGTGCTGGCCAGCGCCGGGGAGGGCGGGCGCTGGGTGGAGGTCGCGGGCAACGTCCCCTGA
- a CDS encoding AAA family ATPase: MVRELDRSVGRTNDPYGGDFLEQVARTAKNTRQARLSRIQRALRIAVPQLSELQLSQDARGAWHLRGRYEHWRPQGAWQTEKHLSDGTLRLLGLLWAALDGQGPLLLEEPELSLHPEVVRHIPQMFARMQRRTGRQVFISTHSPDLLRDDGIGFDEVLLLVPASSVSGLARCRHHRTTRPMPSAR, from the coding sequence GTGGTCCGCGAACTGGACCGATCTGTTGGGCGGACGAATGACCCGTACGGGGGCGACTTCCTGGAACAGGTGGCCAGGACCGCCAAGAACACCAGGCAGGCCCGACTGAGCCGGATTCAACGTGCGCTTCGCATCGCCGTGCCACAACTGAGCGAACTGCAGCTGTCGCAGGATGCTCGAGGCGCCTGGCACCTTCGGGGCCGGTACGAGCATTGGCGACCGCAAGGTGCGTGGCAGACCGAAAAGCATCTGTCCGACGGTACTCTCCGACTCCTCGGTCTACTCTGGGCTGCACTCGACGGCCAGGGCCCTCTTCTGCTGGAGGAGCCGGAGCTTTCCCTTCACCCTGAAGTCGTCCGGCACATTCCGCAGATGTTCGCGAGAATGCAGCGCCGCACAGGCCGACAGGTCTTCATCAGCACCCATTCGCCGGATTTGCTTCGCGATGACGGGATCGGTTTCGACGAGGTCTTGCTGCTGGTCCCCGCTTCCTCCGTGTCCGGCTTGGCCAGGTGCCGACATCACCGGACCACGAGGCCGATGCCAAGCGCTCGTTGA
- a CDS encoding electron transfer flavoprotein subunit alpha/FixB family protein codes for MARVPKRASEPVPPETPAEAQVLSEHEGILVIVEQRLGQARSVSWQLLGQGRRLADKLGTKLMALVLGYRVEPVAREAIAYGADVAYLWDDPVLERYRTRPYSEAAVHVIRAEKPEIVLVGATYTGRDLAGAVATRLETGLTADCTLLDVEPPPTRLLQASRPAFSEKLMATILCKKRRPQMASARPGVFEALPPDPNRSGRVVRVGSTLREEDVAARVLDFIQDPDRVNLEDATVIVAGGRGVGGPQGFQLLRQLAQVLGGEVGASRPAVEAGWIDRAHQVGQTGQTVRPKLYIACGISGAVQHLVGMEGSQVIVAVNREPDAPIFRVADYRIVGDLHQVVPALIAEARRRLGPLDEGDAPGNQSAVRTSGASPVHGTREGVQDRG; via the coding sequence ATGGCACGTGTGCCGAAGCGGGCTTCAGAGCCCGTCCCGCCGGAGACCCCAGCCGAGGCCCAGGTCCTTTCGGAGCACGAGGGGATCCTGGTCATCGTGGAGCAGCGGCTGGGCCAGGCCCGGAGCGTGAGCTGGCAGCTCCTGGGCCAGGGACGGCGTCTGGCCGACAAGCTGGGCACCAAGCTCATGGCGCTGGTCCTGGGATACCGGGTTGAGCCGGTGGCCCGGGAGGCGATCGCGTACGGCGCGGACGTGGCCTACCTCTGGGACGACCCCGTTCTCGAGCGTTACCGCACGCGGCCCTACAGCGAGGCGGCCGTCCACGTGATCCGAGCCGAAAAACCCGAGATCGTCCTGGTGGGCGCCACCTACACCGGCCGCGATCTGGCGGGGGCCGTCGCCACGCGGCTCGAGACGGGCCTCACCGCCGACTGCACCCTCCTCGACGTGGAGCCGCCCCCCACCCGCCTGCTGCAGGCCAGCCGCCCGGCCTTCAGCGAGAAGCTGATGGCCACCATCCTCTGCAAGAAGCGGCGCCCCCAGATGGCCAGCGCCCGGCCCGGTGTCTTCGAGGCGCTCCCCCCGGACCCGAACCGTTCGGGACGCGTCGTGCGGGTGGGATCGACCCTGCGCGAGGAGGACGTGGCAGCCCGGGTCCTGGACTTCATCCAGGACCCCGACCGGGTGAACCTGGAGGACGCCACCGTGATCGTCGCCGGCGGCCGGGGGGTGGGCGGCCCGCAAGGGTTCCAGCTCCTTCGCCAGCTGGCCCAGGTGCTGGGTGGCGAGGTGGGCGCCTCGCGGCCTGCGGTGGAGGCGGGCTGGATCGACCGGGCCCATCAGGTGGGGCAGACGGGCCAGACCGTCCGCCCCAAGCTCTACATCGCCTGCGGCATCAGCGGTGCGGTGCAGCACCTGGTGGGCATGGAGGGCAGTCAGGTGATCGTGGCCGTGAACCGGGAACCCGACGCCCCCATCTTCCGCGTGGCGGACTACCGCATCGTGGGGGACCTCCACCAGGTGGTGCCCGCCCTGATCGCCGAGGCGCGCCGGCGCCTGGGGCCGCTGGATGAAGGCGACGCGCCGGGGAACCAGAGCGCCGTCCGCACCTCCGGCGCATCGCCCGTGCACGGCACCCGAGAGGGGGTCCAGGATCGTGGCTGA